In the Campylobacter concisus genome, one interval contains:
- the rplS gene encoding 50S ribosomal protein L19, which produces MRNKYIEAFENAQIASKNIPDFRAGDTLRVATRIHEGDKTRIQNFEGICIARRGSGTGETFIIRKIGANSVGVERIFPIFSDSIEEIKVLRKGRVRRAKLFYLRDLRGKAAKIRELRK; this is translated from the coding sequence ATGAGAAATAAATACATTGAAGCATTTGAAAATGCTCAAATTGCTAGTAAAAATATTCCTGACTTCCGTGCAGGAGATACATTACGCGTTGCTACTCGTATTCACGAAGGCGATAAAACTAGAATTCAAAATTTTGAAGGTATTTGTATAGCTAGACGTGGTAGCGGTACCGGCGAAACATTTATCATTAGAAAAATTGGCGCTAATAGTGTTGGCGTTGAGAGAATTTTTCCAATCTTTAGTGACTCAATCGAAGAGATAAAAGTTCTTAGAAAAGGTCGTGTTAGAAGAGCTAAATTATTCTATCTACGTGACCTTCGTGGTAAAGCTGCTAAAATCCGCGAACTTAGAAAATAA
- the trmD gene encoding tRNA (guanosine(37)-N1)-methyltransferase TrmD, which translates to MKFTFITLFENLVKPYFCDSILKRAINNKFIEIDFINPRNFTNDKHNKVDDYMIGGGAGLLMFPQPLDESIKFLKEKDKNVHVIFLTPAGKKFNQNDAKRLSKKDHICFVCSRYEGLDERVVELWADEVFCIGDFVLTGGELPALCMSDAISRNVPGVLGNDMSLEVESFEDNLLEAPSFTKPDNFRSIFVVSEFLKGNHAKIHTLKNKMAHCKTRFFRPDLYQKLKPHK; encoded by the coding sequence ATGAAATTTACATTTATTACGCTTTTTGAAAATTTAGTTAAACCTTATTTTTGTGATTCTATTTTAAAACGTGCGATTAATAATAAATTTATAGAAATTGATTTCATAAATCCAAGAAATTTTACTAACGATAAACACAATAAAGTTGATGATTATATGATCGGAGGTGGAGCAGGGCTTTTGATGTTTCCACAGCCTTTGGATGAGTCGATCAAATTTCTAAAAGAAAAAGATAAAAATGTTCATGTGATATTTTTAACGCCAGCTGGTAAAAAATTTAATCAAAATGACGCAAAGAGGCTTTCTAAAAAAGATCACATTTGTTTTGTTTGCAGTAGATATGAAGGCCTTGATGAACGAGTTGTTGAGCTTTGGGCAGATGAAGTTTTTTGTATAGGTGATTTTGTTTTAACTGGTGGAGAGCTTCCTGCGCTTTGTATGAGCGATGCAATATCAAGAAATGTACCTGGAGTTTTAGGAAACGATATGAGCCTTGAAGTTGAGAGTTTTGAGGATAATTTGCTTGAAGCCCCATCTTTTACAAAGCCTGATAATTTTAGATCAATCTTTGTGGTTTCAGAGTTTTTAAAGGGTAACCATGCTAAAATCCACACTTTAAAAAATAAGATGGCTCACTGCAAAACAAGGTTCTTTCGCCCTGATTTATATCAAAAGCTTAAGCCACATAAATAA
- the rimM gene encoding ribosome maturation factor RimM (Essential for efficient processing of 16S rRNA) — MNSDIVEVATIGRCVGLKGYLKLHNKSDFPEQFKKGATFFDKNNDQLTIKDYNRQKELVLFEKFDDLDLAKTLVNRTIYTTKELTRKNCKLKKNEFFQFDIIGLKVIENGEILGIVEDIQDNFANSLLCIKTDEELTLGGKPKNFYIPYLEHFIISVNLNSEEILVKGARDILENS; from the coding sequence TTGAATAGTGATATTGTTGAAGTCGCTACCATCGGAAGATGTGTTGGTTTAAAGGGCTACTTAAAGCTTCACAATAAGAGCGACTTCCCAGAACAGTTTAAAAAAGGTGCAACCTTTTTTGATAAAAACAATGATCAGCTGACCATAAAAGACTACAATAGACAAAAAGAGCTGGTTTTATTTGAAAAATTTGATGACTTAGATCTTGCTAAAACGCTTGTAAATAGAACTATATATACCACAAAAGAGCTCACTAGAAAAAACTGCAAATTAAAAAAAAATGAATTTTTTCAGTTTGATATTATTGGTTTAAAAGTTATAGAAAATGGTGAAATTTTGGGTATTGTAGAAGATATCCAAGATAATTTTGCAAATTCACTTTTATGCATAAAAACAGACGAAGAGCTTACCTTGGGTGGTAAACCAAAGAATTTTTACATTCCATATTTAGAGCATTTTATTATAAGTGTAAATTTGAATAGTGAAGAGATTTTGGTAAAAGGTGCTAGAGACATTTTAGAAAATTCATGA
- a CDS encoding KH domain-containing protein → MVKNFLYEYAKLIADFPDKVSVDRQELGENFAEIIISADKVDTGKLIGKDGKMINAIKTVIIGCKAKDNTSYRVTVKAIE, encoded by the coding sequence ATGGTTAAAAATTTTTTATACGAATATGCCAAGTTGATTGCTGATTTTCCTGATAAAGTAAGTGTTGATCGTCAGGAACTTGGTGAAAATTTTGCTGAGATAATTATAAGTGCCGATAAGGTTGATACAGGAAAACTTATCGGTAAAGATGGCAAAATGATAAACGCTATAAAGACCGTTATTATTGGTTGTAAAGCCAAAGATAATACAAGTTATAGAGTAACGGTAAAAGCTATTGAATAG
- the rpsP gene encoding 30S ribosomal protein S16: MATVVRLTRMGRKKRPFYRIVVTDSRKRRDSGWIESIGYYNPMVEPNVINFNKERLDYWKSVGAKLSDRVAQITK, from the coding sequence ATGGCAACAGTAGTAAGACTAACAAGAATGGGACGCAAAAAAAGACCTTTTTATCGTATAGTTGTTACAGATAGCAGAAAAAGACGCGACAGCGGTTGGATAGAGAGCATTGGTTATTACAACCCTATGGTTGAGCCAAATGTTATAAATTTCAACAAAGAGAGATTAGACTACTGGAAAAGCGTCGGTGCTAAACTTAGCGATAGAGTTGCACAAATTACAAAATAA